In a single window of the Desulfovibrio mangrovi genome:
- a CDS encoding toprim domain-containing protein: MSGYEIPARDIVQALKADARFQLQEKGAYLRGGPCPGCGSRELFVSVEKPWVLKCSRLNKCAWEEPVRDLLPELFENFVDRYPPTDEEPDRTANVYLGMNRGFDLSRIRGWYDQGTYQYPHSSYFTPTVRFFLDKEKNVYWQRLIKPLADAQNKGKARFNGDYKGMVWAPPTLTIEKGDRVFIVEGIFHAIALYHAGIKAVAALSSSNFPDAFIEAHKDKKVRWVLALDGDKAGADYTKRHAAKLQVLQERCEVCRLPGKQDWDDLYRAGRITDKFISDCMYYGRLFMAESANEKAYHYYVRHESKYFIIDFENHLYRVEAGQKLSEALETAAITRRNKAEEEGGDADGAEKESIAALRRAILESPRGWDMFLQHADLDQIANVYPECLYHEADDLVETSQFYVFRITFPSGASQIVPMEGSCLLSGLTFSSALINKTAGSDFSGTNGDFLYLRKRWLDIAQQKSIRRTQYLGYVKSLDAYVFDKSAYYKGKEIPLNDEGFFRIGKHGVRPHLQSMHIQTDGRFSPDWLDNYVRVFHWQGLALLSFWLGSLFAQQIREAQKSYPFFELTGEPGAGKSTVLEFLWKCFGRDGYEGFDLLKSSPAGRRRALSQLSNLPLVIIESDRDSGSRDGRVRQFNFDEFKPYYNGRATGTVGVPTRGNEIEESLFQGSVVIAQNAELRRPMPCLSALCIAMPTSSITEPEQESWRAGLSGRPQKR; this comes from the coding sequence ATGAGCGGATACGAAATTCCCGCACGCGACATTGTGCAGGCGCTTAAGGCAGACGCGCGTTTTCAGTTGCAGGAGAAAGGGGCTTACCTTCGCGGTGGCCCCTGCCCCGGGTGCGGAAGCAGGGAGCTGTTTGTCAGTGTGGAAAAGCCGTGGGTGCTCAAGTGCAGCCGGCTGAACAAGTGCGCGTGGGAAGAGCCGGTGCGCGATCTGCTGCCGGAGCTTTTCGAGAATTTCGTAGACCGCTATCCGCCCACCGACGAGGAGCCGGACCGCACGGCCAACGTGTATCTGGGCATGAACCGCGGCTTCGACCTTTCCAGGATCCGCGGATGGTATGACCAGGGCACGTATCAGTACCCGCATTCCAGCTACTTCACGCCCACGGTGCGCTTCTTTCTGGACAAGGAGAAGAATGTCTACTGGCAGCGGCTTATCAAGCCCCTTGCCGATGCCCAGAACAAAGGCAAGGCGCGTTTTAACGGCGACTACAAGGGCATGGTCTGGGCCCCGCCCACGCTGACCATAGAAAAGGGCGACCGCGTGTTCATTGTGGAAGGCATCTTTCACGCCATTGCGCTGTATCACGCTGGCATCAAGGCCGTGGCCGCGCTTTCCAGCTCGAACTTTCCCGATGCGTTCATAGAGGCGCACAAGGACAAGAAGGTGCGCTGGGTGCTGGCGCTGGACGGTGACAAGGCCGGAGCCGATTACACCAAACGCCACGCCGCAAAGCTGCAGGTGCTGCAAGAGCGCTGCGAGGTCTGCCGCCTGCCCGGGAAGCAGGACTGGGACGACCTGTACCGCGCCGGCAGGATAACGGACAAGTTCATCAGCGACTGCATGTACTACGGCCGCCTGTTCATGGCGGAGTCTGCCAACGAAAAGGCCTATCACTATTACGTGCGGCACGAATCCAAGTATTTCATCATAGACTTTGAGAACCACCTCTACCGCGTGGAGGCTGGCCAGAAGCTTTCCGAAGCCTTGGAAACGGCCGCCATTACCCGCCGGAACAAGGCGGAAGAAGAGGGCGGCGATGCGGACGGCGCGGAAAAGGAAAGCATAGCAGCCCTGCGCCGCGCCATTCTGGAATCACCGCGCGGCTGGGATATGTTCCTGCAGCATGCGGATCTGGACCAGATTGCCAACGTCTATCCCGAATGCCTCTACCATGAGGCGGATGACCTTGTTGAAACCAGCCAGTTTTATGTGTTCCGTATTACCTTTCCAAGCGGTGCATCGCAGATTGTGCCGATGGAAGGTTCCTGCCTGCTCTCGGGGCTTACGTTCTCATCCGCTCTCATCAACAAGACGGCAGGCTCAGACTTTTCCGGCACGAACGGCGATTTTCTGTACCTGCGCAAGCGCTGGCTGGATATCGCCCAGCAGAAGAGCATACGGCGCACGCAGTATCTGGGCTATGTGAAGTCGCTGGATGCGTATGTGTTCGACAAGTCTGCATACTACAAGGGCAAAGAGATTCCGCTGAACGACGAAGGCTTTTTTCGTATCGGCAAGCACGGGGTGCGGCCGCATTTGCAAAGCATGCATATTCAGACAGACGGCAGGTTCTCTCCGGACTGGCTGGATAACTATGTGCGCGTGTTCCACTGGCAGGGGCTTGCCCTGCTGAGCTTCTGGCTTGGGTCGCTGTTTGCGCAGCAGATACGCGAAGCCCAGAAGTCATATCCGTTCTTTGAACTGACCGGCGAGCCCGGGGCGGGCAAGTCCACTGTGCTTGAATTCCTCTGGAAGTGCTTTGGCCGTGACGGGTATGAGGGCTTTGACCTGCTCAAATCCAGTCCTGCAGGCCGCCGCCGTGCGCTGAGCCAGCTCTCCAATCTTCCCCTTGTCATCATTGAGTCTGACCGCGATTCCGGCAGCAGGGACGGGCGGGTGCGCCAGTTCAACTTTGATGAGTTCAAGCCTTATTACAATGGACGCGCCACAGGCACGGTGGGGGTGCCTACCCGCGGTAACGAGATTGAGGAAAGCCTGTTTCAGGGCTCTGTGGTTATTGCGCAGAACGCGGAGTTGAGGCGTCCGATGCCTTGCTTGAGCGCATTGTGCATTGCCATGCCGACAAGCAGCATCACGGAGCCGGAACAAGAGAGCTGGCGCGCTGGTTTGAGCGGCAGACCGCAGAAGAGGTAG
- a CDS encoding phage portal protein: protein MTTKCTARAFTFGEPEPVLDGYQYADHLGVYLLDNGRYYQTPVPFTGLARLLYANAYHGPLLEFKTLMVMRGFVPSAAISRRSMEAAATDYSVFANAYLQLHRNGYGEVVRATHLPAINMRRMKEPDTYGLLQVAGELTPFAAGEVFHFRNYDVTQSIYGKPRYLGAIQSMLLNEDATLFRRRYYKNGAHMGYVFYTSGADLEEADQDRIQKAIEGAKGLGNFRNMYLHIPNGEAKAVQILPVGDFSSKDELEKIKNISRDDIIAAHRIPPAMANVIPTNTAGFGDIEAYDRVYEKNEIAPVRQMLLDVNEVLRPDLAVRWQVAAPLPEDSEEDAAAESMAGKGKSKGKDAAFKAG, encoded by the coding sequence ATGACAACCAAATGCACCGCCCGCGCCTTTACCTTCGGCGAGCCGGAACCGGTTCTGGACGGCTACCAGTATGCCGACCATCTGGGCGTGTACCTGCTGGACAACGGCCGCTACTACCAGACGCCCGTGCCCTTTACCGGCCTTGCGCGCCTGCTCTATGCAAACGCCTACCACGGCCCGCTGCTGGAGTTTAAAACGCTCATGGTCATGCGCGGGTTTGTACCTTCCGCCGCCATTTCGCGCCGCAGCATGGAGGCCGCAGCCACGGACTATTCCGTGTTTGCAAACGCCTATCTGCAGCTGCATCGCAACGGCTATGGCGAGGTGGTGCGCGCAACGCACCTGCCCGCCATAAACATGCGCCGCATGAAAGAGCCGGATACCTACGGCCTGCTGCAAGTTGCCGGAGAGCTTACGCCCTTTGCCGCGGGCGAGGTGTTTCACTTCCGCAACTACGATGTAACCCAGAGCATATACGGCAAGCCGCGCTATCTGGGCGCCATTCAGAGCATGCTGCTGAACGAGGACGCCACCCTGTTCCGTCGCCGCTATTACAAGAACGGCGCGCACATGGGCTATGTGTTCTACACCAGCGGGGCCGACCTGGAAGAAGCCGATCAGGACCGCATTCAAAAGGCCATAGAAGGCGCAAAGGGCCTTGGCAACTTTCGCAACATGTATCTGCACATTCCCAACGGCGAGGCCAAAGCCGTGCAGATTCTGCCCGTAGGCGATTTTTCCAGCAAGGACGAGCTGGAAAAGATAAAGAACATCTCCCGTGACGACATAATAGCCGCGCACCGCATTCCGCCCGCCATGGCAAACGTTATTCCCACAAACACCGCAGGGTTCGGCGATATTGAAGCCTATGATCGGGTGTATGAGAAAAACGAGATTGCCCCCGTGCGCCAGATGCTGCTGGACGTGAACGAGGTGCTGCGCCCTGATCTGGCAGTGCGGTGGCAGGTGGCAGCCCCGCTGCCGGAGGATAGTGAAGAGGATGCCGCCGCAGAAAGCATGGCCGGCAAGGGCAAAAGCAAGGGGAAAGATGCAGCGTTTAAAGCGGGATAG
- the modB gene encoding molybdate ABC transporter permease subunit — protein MNSIDVTALLVTGKLALAVTPVLLVLCMPLAWWLASSRMRGKVFIEAACNLPMVLPPTVLGFGLLMIMSPVSPLGRAWEEITGSALTFSFSGLVLGSLVYSLPFGVLPMRAAFEKVDHGIIEASRSLGMTQAQTFFHVILPNSIGGITASAALIFAHTVGEFGVALMIGGSIPGETRVASIAIFEHTETLDYGAAALLSLVLMLVSYVALLIIGRQGLSGPVVSRRRHVPVCTAVTAHEGAIQNHSCTKEVPHAGLHHPLRRAGSSVQHG, from the coding sequence ATGAATAGTATTGATGTCACAGCGCTACTGGTTACCGGCAAGCTGGCTTTGGCCGTAACTCCCGTGCTGCTTGTTCTGTGCATGCCACTTGCGTGGTGGCTGGCTTCCAGCCGGATGCGGGGCAAGGTCTTTATCGAGGCCGCCTGCAACCTGCCCATGGTTCTGCCGCCTACGGTACTCGGGTTCGGGTTGCTCATGATCATGAGTCCGGTTTCGCCTCTGGGCAGGGCTTGGGAGGAGATAACCGGTTCCGCCCTGACCTTTTCCTTCTCCGGTCTCGTTCTCGGTTCCCTGGTTTACAGCCTGCCATTCGGCGTTCTGCCCATGCGGGCGGCCTTTGAGAAAGTGGACCACGGAATAATCGAAGCGTCCAGAAGCCTTGGCATGACGCAGGCTCAGACGTTTTTTCATGTCATTCTGCCCAATTCCATCGGTGGCATCACTGCTTCGGCAGCGCTCATCTTTGCGCACACCGTGGGTGAGTTTGGCGTGGCGCTCATGATCGGCGGTTCCATTCCGGGCGAAACCCGCGTGGCGTCCATTGCCATCTTTGAACATACGGAGACACTGGATTACGGCGCAGCGGCCCTGCTGTCGCTGGTGCTCATGCTTGTCAGCTACGTTGCGTTGCTCATCATCGGCAGGCAGGGATTATCGGGACCGGTTGTTTCCCGCCGCCGCCATGTTCCTGTTTGCACGGCAGTAACCGCTCATGAGGGCGCGATTCAGAATCATTCTTGTACAAAGGAGGTTCCCCATGCAGGTCTTCACCACCCCTTACGGCGAGCTGGTTCCTCAGTACAGCACGGATGA
- a CDS encoding GNAT family N-acetyltransferase, with product MVQIEKVFQYGALTMPMVTGHLRAVAPLLLGLDADYPGFTNWLQTKVGFGLVLGEREILLAKHRGKIAGLAILKSSLTENKICTLLVAKSFRKCGIGRQLLDASLRSFNGVLPMITVSEKRVDSLAPLLLSKGFELKDVRFSYYVSGMNEFVFNGYLDGCPPSYIH from the coding sequence ATGGTTCAAATTGAGAAAGTCTTTCAATATGGTGCATTGACGATGCCTATGGTGACTGGACATCTCAGAGCTGTTGCCCCTCTGCTTCTGGGTCTTGACGCCGATTATCCAGGCTTTACGAACTGGCTACAGACTAAAGTAGGCTTTGGGCTTGTTTTGGGGGAGCGTGAGATTTTACTCGCTAAGCATAGAGGGAAGATTGCTGGTTTGGCTATTTTAAAATCTAGCTTAACTGAGAATAAGATTTGTACTTTGTTGGTGGCTAAATCCTTTCGTAAATGTGGGATAGGACGCCAGTTGTTAGATGCTAGTTTGCGATCTTTTAATGGGGTTTTACCCATGATTACGGTTTCTGAAAAACGGGTGGACTCATTAGCCCCCTTGCTTCTGTCGAAGGGATTTGAATTGAAGGATGTCCGGTTTTCCTACTATGTATCTGGTATGAATGAGTTTGTATTCAATGGATATCTAGATGGGTGCCCTCCTAGCTATATTCACTAG
- a CDS encoding KAP family P-loop NTPase fold protein, which yields MFRRPPEFTATPEDPWGSDKLGRDVEIIRLARLMEGADTPLVMTLSAPWGGGKSSFVRMWKAYLESPDGGEHCCIVFDAWESDFNKEPLLGCMGEIGEFIKSHKESSSWYGRALDAFAKVVEELPGLLKATAGMATFLSWAVPGVGPLAATLNGGGGAAERVRNYVQGGHSDLKTSLRVFKDGLREFVSLVTDGGKKPLYFFIDELDRCEPEYAIKLLESVKHFFDVENIIFVLSVDMAKLGSMAQVRYGKGYDASGYLGRFVDVEYVMADVDIELFIRFVSIDILHFDKGCLKSKEDVDGFVEFVKEIVDVYKIQTRGIYRALIKVSPLMSKRCSISDSGFFMLAGEGHFLHISGMTKPCDVNEYLRGVLCNFYFIFVLLSLLREGDVDCYSRWPKSFGVDKDGLRSLGTNRGFYYNLLMTISNSHYVDDDEIEKAANSCDSIGRLPLFLGRALKKCGKVDEFFDYYKRGLQSYDALMFPAAEGGFMSFGQPFPKKPTP from the coding sequence ATGTTCCGTCGTCCCCCAGAATTTACAGCTACTCCAGAAGATCCGTGGGGCAGCGATAAGCTTGGCCGTGATGTAGAGATTATAAGGCTTGCCCGTCTGATGGAAGGTGCCGATACTCCGTTAGTTATGACGCTGAGCGCTCCTTGGGGTGGGGGGAAAAGTTCGTTTGTCAGGATGTGGAAAGCTTATTTGGAAAGCCCCGACGGGGGCGAGCATTGTTGTATTGTTTTTGATGCATGGGAGAGTGATTTTAATAAGGAACCATTGTTGGGTTGTATGGGGGAGATTGGTGAATTTATTAAAAGTCATAAAGAGTCCAGTAGCTGGTATGGGCGGGCTTTAGACGCGTTTGCAAAGGTGGTCGAAGAGTTGCCGGGTTTGTTAAAGGCCACGGCAGGAATGGCGACGTTTCTTTCGTGGGCGGTTCCGGGGGTGGGGCCATTGGCTGCAACGCTGAATGGAGGAGGGGGGGCGGCCGAGAGGGTTCGGAACTATGTGCAGGGTGGGCATTCTGATCTGAAGACGTCCCTCAGGGTCTTTAAAGACGGACTGCGAGAATTTGTGAGCCTGGTTACTGATGGCGGGAAAAAGCCTCTCTATTTCTTTATCGATGAGTTGGATCGGTGTGAGCCGGAATATGCGATTAAGCTTCTCGAAAGTGTGAAGCATTTTTTTGATGTTGAGAATATAATTTTTGTTTTGTCAGTGGACATGGCGAAACTTGGTTCAATGGCTCAGGTTCGATATGGTAAAGGGTACGATGCGAGTGGATATCTTGGTCGGTTTGTTGATGTTGAGTACGTTATGGCCGATGTTGACATAGAATTATTCATTAGGTTTGTATCTATCGATATATTGCACTTTGATAAAGGATGTTTAAAAAGCAAAGAAGATGTTGATGGATTTGTTGAATTTGTCAAAGAGATTGTAGACGTTTATAAAATTCAAACAAGGGGTATATATAGGGCTTTGATAAAAGTTTCTCCTTTGATGTCGAAACGTTGTTCTATTTCTGATAGTGGTTTTTTTATGCTGGCTGGTGAGGGGCATTTTTTGCATATATCTGGTATGACTAAGCCATGTGATGTCAATGAATATCTTCGTGGTGTCTTGTGTAATTTTTATTTTATATTTGTACTTTTGTCTTTGCTGCGCGAGGGTGATGTTGATTGTTATAGCAGGTGGCCAAAGAGTTTTGGTGTTGATAAAGATGGTTTGCGTTCTTTGGGGACCAATAGAGGGTTTTATTATAATCTATTGATGACTATTTCAAATAGTCATTATGTTGATGATGACGAAATCGAAAAAGCAGCGAATTCATGTGATAGTATTGGAAGGTTGCCCCTTTTTCTGGGTCGCGCTCTTAAGAAGTGTGGGAAGGTTGATGAATTTTTTGATTACTACAAGAGAGGTCTTCAGTCTTACGATGCTCTTATGTTTCCCGCAGCTGAAGGTGGCTTTATGAGTTTTGGGCAGCCTTTTCCTAAGAAGCCCACCCCTTGA
- a CDS encoding helix-turn-helix domain-containing protein, protein MSYSRQLKMKQAMELLNVSRNTMRKYCEEGIVDATQIPAGKRMDWRISEDSCLALLSGSMQKITLLEQLKSLR, encoded by the coding sequence ATGTCATATTCGCGCCAACTCAAAATGAAGCAGGCAATGGAACTGCTGAACGTATCCCGCAACACCATGCGCAAGTACTGCGAAGAAGGCATTGTAGATGCCACGCAGATTCCTGCCGGAAAGCGGATGGACTGGCGCATAAGCGAAGACAGCTGCCTCGCCCTGCTTAGCGGAAGCATGCAAAAAATCACATTGCTTGAGCAGCTCAAATCCCTGCGCTAA
- a CDS encoding ogr/Delta-like zinc finger family protein, producing the protein MRPVLVRCNRCGSAAAIDSSKEISDVVKHLYCMCRNVECGHTFVVSMEFSHTLSPSALDLPEDVRERLKGYSRSQQQLLFSSIQS; encoded by the coding sequence ATGAGACCTGTATTAGTTCGATGCAACAGATGCGGGAGCGCTGCCGCCATAGACTCCAGCAAGGAGATTTCTGACGTGGTGAAGCACCTGTATTGCATGTGTAGGAATGTGGAGTGCGGTCACACCTTTGTGGTCAGCATGGAGTTCTCTCACACCCTCTCCCCTTCTGCCCTTGATCTGCCGGAAGACGTTAGAGAACGGCTGAAAGGGTATAGCAGGTCACAACAGCAATTGCTATTTTCATCAATACAATCTTAA
- a CDS encoding tyrosine-type recombinase/integrase → MSLRPPFQIPGSPNWYYEINRKRRSLKTAHKAAALRLFNEIKRQYLAGKLLVLSGECPVTLGDFWDEYEEWASVNRPRHTYNADMLALKQLLDICGKTIRLDRLGKKDADKIITACRKRGLKPNSINNYIRHLRSVFNKSVEWNYLKENPFQGVKELRTEKKPPSFLSRADISRVFLAVKDEDLRRLIMAYLATGRRRVELLSLIWEDIDWQGNRYFIRKSKSHLCKWYPMAPAFKTILQSMPRGNGKIFSRWQHPDTITHNVKKALVQAGFSSMRLHDLRHSFACLFI, encoded by the coding sequence ATGAGCCTACGACCACCGTTCCAGATTCCCGGTTCACCCAACTGGTACTACGAGATCAACCGTAAGCGACGCTCGCTGAAAACCGCCCACAAGGCGGCAGCGCTGCGCCTTTTCAACGAGATCAAGCGTCAGTACCTTGCGGGCAAACTGCTTGTGCTCTCCGGAGAGTGCCCTGTCACGCTGGGCGATTTCTGGGATGAATACGAGGAATGGGCGTCTGTAAACCGCCCGCGGCATACCTACAACGCAGACATGCTTGCCCTGAAGCAGCTGTTAGACATCTGCGGCAAGACAATCCGGCTGGACCGGCTGGGAAAGAAGGATGCCGACAAGATCATTACGGCCTGCCGCAAGCGCGGACTCAAGCCGAACTCCATCAACAACTACATCCGGCACCTGCGCAGCGTGTTCAACAAAAGCGTGGAGTGGAACTACCTGAAGGAGAATCCCTTCCAGGGCGTGAAGGAATTGCGCACAGAGAAGAAGCCCCCGTCATTTCTGAGCAGAGCCGACATCTCACGCGTGTTTCTGGCAGTGAAGGATGAAGACCTGCGCCGCCTCATCATGGCCTACCTTGCAACCGGCCGGCGGCGGGTTGAACTGCTGAGCCTGATCTGGGAAGACATAGACTGGCAGGGCAACCGGTACTTCATCCGCAAAAGCAAATCACATCTCTGCAAGTGGTATCCCATGGCGCCCGCATTCAAGACCATTCTGCAAAGCATGCCACGCGGCAATGGCAAGATCTTCTCACGCTGGCAGCATCCGGACACCATCACCCACAACGTGAAAAAGGCACTGGTGCAGGCAGGCTTTTCTTCCATGCGCCTGCATGACCTGCGGCACTCCTTCGCCTGCCTGTTCATCTAG
- a CDS encoding phage regulatory CII family protein — MATPCSNQENVRQSLVGLDAVDAFKLAWEIGNKPMPTVMSEMGWTESHARRVFSPERYFPTFEDLPRFCSVVGNTIIIQWLQVQAMYYGIAPKHVDVDCAELVKRMGELFGEMSDVGQEASAAIQDGKLEPKELRRIIRELNDVVDRSVALIGDLRVLERSMKEQGGSHG, encoded by the coding sequence ATGGCAACCCCTTGTTCGAATCAGGAAAACGTGCGGCAGTCCCTTGTGGGCCTTGATGCCGTGGATGCCTTCAAGCTCGCATGGGAGATAGGCAACAAGCCCATGCCGACCGTGATGAGCGAGATGGGCTGGACGGAATCGCACGCCCGCCGCGTGTTCAGTCCGGAACGCTACTTTCCCACCTTTGAAGACCTGCCGCGCTTTTGCAGCGTGGTGGGCAACACCATCATCATCCAATGGCTGCAGGTGCAGGCCATGTACTACGGCATTGCGCCCAAGCATGTGGACGTGGACTGCGCCGAGCTGGTGAAGCGCATGGGCGAACTCTTCGGCGAGATGAGCGACGTGGGGCAGGAGGCTTCTGCCGCCATTCAGGACGGCAAGCTGGAACCCAAGGAGCTGCGCCGCATCATCCGCGAGCTGAACGACGTGGTGGACCGCAGCGTGGCCCTTATCGGCGACCTGCGCGTGCTGGAGCGATCCATGAAAGAACAGGGAGGCAGTCATGGCTAA
- a CDS encoding bacteriophage T4 gp5 trimerisation domain-containing protein, with the protein MREAIRKIVLKLFPEIAAGLHLPRYARVLAVAETPQAGDTCERYRPRYAVDIQVLTPEGEPDSAYPVYEAVPLPVPVGCGHEAGLFGYPRTGALVVVEFAYGRPDHPLISQVYPLGTSLPMLQAGELRWMQSEAAHQGIDADGNWTRETDMAITDASRDRIITAVRKMENVAREIRRVSENSTERVDGVKRVEALGALRLLTAGSARLSAGDSLALTTSRDMACTVGQDALQVVGRNVRTDVRGAVTTTVAKSVTETIGAGRTTTVGADDACTVTGNSAQNTGGNATESVGGDKTITAANINLQCGNTLRLGAGEVSLLPLMLDVWEHVRDALHVLADHTHQGGAIPKPDQSGVVHGHAGAVGADRDRLEGVSG; encoded by the coding sequence ATGCGCGAAGCAATTAGAAAAATAGTGCTCAAGCTCTTTCCGGAGATCGCCGCAGGGCTGCATCTGCCGCGTTATGCGCGAGTGCTGGCCGTGGCGGAAACGCCACAAGCCGGTGACACCTGCGAGCGGTACCGGCCCCGTTATGCCGTGGACATTCAGGTGCTCACGCCGGAAGGGGAGCCGGATTCCGCGTACCCAGTCTATGAGGCCGTGCCGCTGCCTGTGCCGGTCGGGTGTGGCCATGAGGCTGGACTGTTCGGCTATCCGCGCACCGGGGCGCTTGTGGTGGTGGAATTTGCCTATGGCAGGCCGGACCATCCGCTCATCAGTCAGGTGTATCCCTTGGGTACATCCCTGCCCATGCTGCAGGCCGGTGAACTGCGTTGGATGCAGAGCGAGGCCGCGCACCAAGGGATAGACGCGGATGGTAACTGGACGCGCGAAACGGACATGGCCATCACGGACGCAAGCCGCGACCGCATCATCACCGCCGTGCGCAAGATGGAGAACGTGGCGCGCGAGATCCGCCGCGTGAGCGAGAACAGCACCGAACGTGTGGACGGCGTAAAGCGTGTGGAAGCGCTTGGCGCGCTGCGCCTGCTGACGGCAGGTTCTGCGCGGCTGTCTGCCGGTGACTCGCTGGCGTTGACTACGTCCAGAGACATGGCCTGCACCGTGGGGCAGGATGCGCTGCAGGTGGTAGGTCGCAATGTGCGCACCGATGTGCGCGGGGCTGTGACAACGACGGTGGCCAAGTCCGTAACCGAGACCATAGGCGCAGGGCGCACCACTACCGTGGGCGCAGATGATGCCTGCACCGTAACCGGTAACAGCGCTCAGAATACGGGCGGAAACGCCACGGAAAGCGTGGGCGGCGACAAGACCATTACCGCTGCCAATATCAACCTGCAGTGCGGCAATACCCTGCGTCTTGGTGCCGGAGAAGTGAGCCTGCTGCCGCTGATGCTGGACGTGTGGGAACACGTGCGCGATGCCTTGCACGTGCTGGCGGACCACACCCATCAAGGCGGGGCTATACCCAAGCCAGACCAGAGTGGAGTGGTGCATGGGCATGCGGGGGCTGTGGGAGCGGATAGGGATAGGTTAGAGGGGGTTAGTGGGTAG
- the modA gene encoding molybdate ABC transporter substrate-binding protein — MYFAKSCFLAILMSFVLCSASAAAELSVACAANFTAPMKELAAMYEKETGTRVLCTFGSTSMLYGQITNGAPYDLFFAADEATPELLHETGIAQPCELYAKGRVILWSARAELASLSDWRDVVLSENVRKIGLANPKAAPYGRLAEEALRRQGLLERVAEKLVFGKNVSAAFQYAYSQGTDVSFGALSQALSGSGAEGVYWPVPEAEPVRQGACVLSSGHADEARSFLAWFATPSARAVIGRYGYE, encoded by the coding sequence ATGTATTTTGCTAAAAGTTGTTTCCTTGCAATTCTGATGAGTTTCGTATTGTGCAGCGCGAGCGCGGCGGCGGAGTTATCCGTGGCCTGCGCCGCCAACTTCACGGCTCCCATGAAAGAGCTTGCCGCCATGTACGAAAAGGAAACGGGTACGCGTGTTCTGTGTACGTTCGGCAGCACCAGCATGCTGTATGGTCAGATCACCAACGGAGCTCCATATGACCTCTTCTTCGCAGCGGATGAGGCAACCCCGGAGTTGCTGCATGAAACAGGCATTGCTCAGCCCTGTGAGCTTTACGCAAAGGGCAGGGTGATTCTCTGGTCGGCCCGTGCCGAACTGGCCTCGCTTTCCGACTGGCGGGATGTGGTGCTCTCTGAAAACGTGCGCAAGATCGGTTTGGCGAACCCCAAGGCTGCTCCATACGGGCGACTGGCTGAAGAGGCGTTGCGTCGCCAGGGTTTGCTTGAGCGGGTGGCGGAGAAACTGGTCTTCGGCAAGAACGTGAGTGCAGCCTTTCAGTATGCCTATTCGCAGGGAACGGACGTGTCGTTCGGGGCACTCTCGCAGGCACTTTCAGGTTCCGGAGCGGAGGGCGTGTACTGGCCCGTGCCGGAGGCTGAACCTGTGCGACAGGGAGCCTGTGTGCTGAGCAGCGGTCATGCGGATGAGGCAAGGTCTTTTCTTGCATGGTTCGCAACGCCTTCCGCAAGAGCTGTAATCGGCAGGTACGGCTATGAATAG